The Amycolatopsis mongoliensis genome includes a window with the following:
- a CDS encoding ATP-binding protein yields the protein MFNRVAIVNRGEAAMRLIHAVRDLSAETGTKIETVALYTDADRTATFVREADLAYDLGPASARPYLDLAKLEQALVETKADAAWVGWGFVAEDPAFAELCEKVGVTFVGPSADAMRKLGDKIGAKLIAEEVGVPVAPWSRGEVATLEDALKAGDRIGYPLMLKATAGGGGRGIRMVASGEDLADAYERTSQEALRAFGSGVVFLERLVTGARHVEVQVISDGATAWALGVRDCSVQRRNQKIIEESASSVLAPEQTAELKTSAERLAVAVGYRGACTVEFLYHPGEKLFAFLEVNTRLQVEHPITEITTGTDLVKLQLHVAGGGKLEGDQPAELGHAVEARLNAEDPDRDFAPSPGRIARLALPAGPGIRVDTGVSEGDTIPADFDSMIAKIIAYGRDRDEALGRLRRAMAETTVIIEGGATNKSFVLELLDQPEVIDASADTGWIDRVRAEGRLVTHRHSAVALAAAAIEAYQDEEEVSVQRLLSTAHGGRPQVQHESGRPLDLKLRGVGYRVSVARVGRQRFRIGISAGTSDVHHADVEIDRFDAHSGQIRINGQRFRLVAATHGPIHLVEVDGVTHRVSRDEGGVVRSPAPALVVATPLSVGDEVEANAPILVLESMKMETVLRAPFRARVRECPVSVGSQVETGAPLMRLEPLSDGAEAEAAEETETVEIELPPVPDGVSAADRVERGLQDLRSLLLGFDVDPSERKRVLSAYVAARAELGGRPVEGELELLTVFADLSELSRNTPGGELDAEPNGAVHSPREFFHSYLQSLDVERAGVTEGFQAKLTKVLGHYGVADLERTPELESAVFRIFLAQQRTSADVAVVSELLRQWLAGAPPAESLSDRAGLTLEHLVEATQVRFPAVSDLARGVVFRWFAQPLLRRNRAEVYAAVRTELRYLDQHPDAADRAERIQAMITGSQPLVRLIGQRIGRPGRDHAPLLEVLTRRYYGNRRLAGVAVRDVAGCRLLTAELDTPDGVLPLVTTAVDIAALPDAVRAIGEVATEGVVADVYLRWEDQPDVDATAERLGALLAEHPLPASVQHVVLTVAGTGGAVMHHHFTFRRDGAGFTEDRLIRGLHPQIAQRLQLQRLHEFDLTRLPSADEEIYLFKAVAKSNPADERLIAMGQVRDLTPLREADGRLVALPALEDAVTACLDAIRNIQAQRPQNKRFDTNRIMMYVWPQTELTTDELNTLVQRILPTSVGAGLEEVQFLARRRTDAGKLAELAVRITFDPGHGARLHVGPASTEPVKPLDDYRLKVLRAARRGNIYPYELTGLLAGPAGTFAEHDLDEAGALVPVDRPKGKNTAAIVAGVVTTPTERHPEGVTRVVLLGDPTKSLGALSEPECSRVIAALDLAERMQVPLEWFALSSGARISMSSGTENMDWVAAALKRIVTFTQDGGEINIVVNGINVGAQPYWNAEATMLMHTKGVLVMTPDSAMVLTGKQALDFSGGVSAEDNFGIGGYDRVMGPNGQAQYWAPNLPAAREVLMSHYDHTYVVPGEAGPRKVGTNDPVDRDVSAFPHAIVGSDFTTVGQIFSAEHNPDRKKPFDIRTVMRALSDQDHPVLERWAGMADAETSAVQDVHIGGRPVCLVGIESRSVPRRGFPPTDGPDTYTAGTLFPRSSKKTARAINAASGNRPLVVLANLSGFDGSPESLRKLQLEYGAEIGRAIVNFEGPIVFCVISRYHGGAFVVFSKALNPNMTVLALEGSFASVLGGAPAAAVVFAGDVNNRTANDPRVTELQARVAAASGAARATLNAQLAELQSSVRAEKVSEVAAEFDRVHSIQRAVEVGSVDAIISAAELRPRIIEAIEHGLKR from the coding sequence GTGTTCAATCGTGTCGCCATCGTCAACCGCGGAGAGGCCGCGATGCGGCTCATCCACGCCGTCCGGGATCTGTCGGCGGAAACCGGCACGAAGATCGAGACGGTCGCCCTCTACACCGACGCGGATCGCACCGCCACCTTCGTCCGTGAGGCCGACCTGGCCTACGACCTCGGCCCGGCCTCGGCCCGCCCGTACCTCGACCTGGCCAAGCTCGAGCAGGCCCTCGTCGAGACGAAGGCCGACGCAGCGTGGGTCGGCTGGGGCTTCGTCGCCGAGGACCCGGCCTTCGCCGAGCTGTGCGAGAAGGTCGGCGTCACCTTCGTCGGGCCGAGCGCCGACGCGATGCGCAAGCTCGGTGACAAGATCGGCGCGAAGCTGATCGCCGAAGAGGTCGGCGTCCCGGTCGCGCCGTGGAGCCGCGGCGAGGTCGCGACCCTCGAAGACGCGCTGAAGGCCGGCGACCGGATCGGCTACCCGCTGATGCTCAAGGCCACCGCGGGCGGCGGCGGGCGCGGCATCCGCATGGTCGCCTCCGGCGAAGACCTCGCCGACGCCTACGAGCGCACCAGCCAGGAAGCCCTGCGCGCGTTCGGCTCCGGCGTCGTGTTCCTCGAGCGCCTGGTCACCGGCGCCCGCCACGTCGAGGTCCAGGTGATCTCCGACGGCGCGACGGCGTGGGCGCTCGGCGTCCGCGACTGCTCGGTGCAGCGGCGCAACCAGAAGATCATCGAGGAGTCGGCCTCCTCCGTCCTCGCCCCGGAGCAGACCGCCGAGCTGAAGACGTCGGCCGAGCGGCTCGCGGTCGCCGTCGGCTACCGCGGCGCGTGCACCGTCGAGTTCCTGTACCACCCCGGTGAGAAGCTGTTCGCCTTCCTCGAGGTCAACACCCGCCTGCAGGTCGAGCACCCGATCACCGAAATCACCACCGGCACCGACCTGGTCAAGCTGCAGCTGCACGTCGCGGGCGGCGGCAAGCTCGAAGGCGACCAGCCCGCCGAGCTCGGCCACGCCGTCGAAGCCCGGCTCAACGCCGAGGACCCCGACCGCGACTTCGCCCCCTCCCCCGGCCGCATCGCGCGGCTGGCGCTGCCCGCCGGGCCCGGCATCCGCGTCGACACCGGCGTCAGCGAAGGCGACACCATCCCCGCCGACTTCGACTCGATGATCGCCAAGATCATCGCCTACGGCCGCGACCGCGACGAGGCGCTCGGCCGCCTGCGCCGCGCGATGGCCGAGACCACCGTCATCATCGAGGGCGGCGCGACCAACAAGAGCTTCGTGCTCGAGCTGCTCGACCAGCCCGAGGTGATCGACGCGAGCGCCGACACCGGCTGGATCGACCGCGTCCGCGCCGAAGGCCGCCTGGTCACCCACCGGCACTCCGCGGTCGCGCTCGCCGCGGCCGCCATCGAGGCCTACCAGGACGAGGAAGAGGTCTCCGTCCAGCGGCTGCTGTCCACCGCGCACGGCGGCCGCCCGCAGGTCCAGCACGAGAGCGGGCGCCCGCTCGACCTCAAGCTCCGCGGCGTCGGCTACCGCGTCAGCGTGGCCCGCGTCGGGCGGCAGCGCTTCCGCATCGGGATCTCGGCCGGGACGTCGGACGTGCACCACGCCGACGTCGAGATCGACCGCTTCGACGCCCACAGCGGCCAGATCCGGATCAACGGGCAGCGGTTCCGCCTGGTGGCGGCCACGCACGGCCCGATCCACCTCGTCGAGGTCGACGGCGTCACCCACCGCGTCAGCCGCGACGAAGGCGGCGTCGTCCGCTCCCCCGCGCCCGCGCTGGTGGTCGCGACACCGCTGTCGGTCGGCGACGAGGTCGAGGCGAACGCGCCGATCCTCGTGCTGGAGAGCATGAAGATGGAGACGGTGCTGCGCGCGCCGTTCCGCGCCCGCGTCCGCGAGTGCCCGGTGTCGGTCGGCAGCCAGGTCGAGACCGGCGCGCCGCTGATGCGCCTGGAGCCCCTGTCCGACGGCGCCGAGGCCGAGGCGGCCGAAGAGACCGAGACCGTCGAGATCGAGCTGCCGCCGGTGCCGGACGGCGTGTCCGCGGCCGACCGCGTCGAGCGGGGTCTCCAGGACCTGCGCAGCCTGCTGCTCGGCTTCGACGTCGACCCGTCGGAGCGCAAGCGCGTCCTCTCGGCCTACGTCGCCGCGCGGGCCGAGCTGGGCGGCCGGCCGGTCGAAGGCGAGCTGGAGCTGCTCACCGTCTTCGCCGACCTGTCCGAGCTGAGCCGCAACACCCCGGGCGGCGAGCTCGACGCCGAGCCGAACGGCGCGGTGCACAGCCCGCGCGAGTTCTTCCACAGCTACCTGCAGAGCCTCGACGTCGAGCGCGCCGGCGTCACCGAAGGCTTCCAGGCCAAGCTGACCAAGGTGCTCGGCCACTACGGCGTCGCCGACCTGGAGCGCACCCCGGAGCTGGAGTCCGCGGTCTTCCGGATCTTCCTGGCGCAGCAGCGGACTTCGGCCGACGTCGCCGTCGTCTCGGAGCTGCTGCGACAGTGGCTGGCCGGGGCGCCGCCGGCGGAGTCGCTGAGCGACCGCGCCGGGCTGACCCTGGAGCACCTGGTCGAAGCCACGCAGGTGCGCTTCCCCGCGGTGTCCGACCTCGCCCGCGGCGTGGTGTTCCGCTGGTTCGCCCAGCCGCTGCTGCGCCGCAACCGCGCCGAGGTGTACGCCGCCGTCCGCACCGAGCTGCGGTACCTCGACCAGCACCCGGACGCGGCCGACCGCGCCGAGCGGATCCAGGCCATGATCACCGGCTCGCAGCCGCTCGTCCGGCTGATCGGGCAGCGGATCGGCCGGCCCGGCCGCGACCACGCGCCGCTGCTGGAAGTGCTGACCCGCCGCTACTACGGCAACCGCAGGCTGGCGGGCGTCGCCGTGCGCGACGTCGCCGGCTGCCGGCTGCTGACCGCCGAGCTGGACACCCCGGACGGCGTGCTGCCGCTGGTCACCACCGCCGTCGACATCGCCGCACTGCCGGACGCCGTCCGCGCGATCGGCGAGGTGGCCACCGAAGGCGTCGTCGCCGACGTCTACCTGCGCTGGGAGGACCAGCCGGACGTCGACGCGACCGCCGAACGGCTCGGCGCGCTGCTGGCCGAGCACCCGCTGCCGGCGAGCGTGCAGCACGTCGTGCTGACCGTGGCCGGCACCGGCGGCGCGGTGATGCACCACCACTTCACCTTCCGGCGCGACGGCGCGGGCTTCACCGAGGACCGGCTGATCCGCGGCCTGCACCCGCAGATCGCGCAGCGGCTGCAGCTGCAGCGGCTGCACGAGTTCGACCTCACCCGGCTGCCGTCGGCGGACGAGGAGATCTACCTCTTCAAGGCCGTCGCGAAGAGCAACCCGGCCGACGAGCGGCTGATCGCGATGGGCCAGGTCCGCGACCTGACCCCGCTGCGCGAAGCCGACGGCCGGCTGGTCGCCCTGCCCGCGCTCGAGGACGCGGTCACCGCCTGCCTCGACGCGATCCGCAACATCCAGGCGCAGCGGCCGCAGAACAAGCGGTTCGACACCAACCGGATCATGATGTACGTCTGGCCGCAGACGGAGCTGACCACCGACGAGCTGAACACGCTCGTCCAGCGCATCCTGCCGACGTCGGTGGGCGCCGGGCTGGAGGAGGTCCAGTTCCTGGCCCGCCGGCGCACCGACGCGGGCAAGCTGGCCGAGCTGGCCGTCCGGATCACGTTCGACCCGGGCCACGGCGCGCGGCTGCACGTCGGGCCGGCCTCGACCGAACCCGTCAAGCCGCTCGACGACTACCGGCTGAAGGTGCTGCGCGCGGCGCGGCGCGGCAACATCTACCCGTACGAGCTCACCGGCCTGCTCGCCGGGCCGGCAGGCACGTTCGCCGAGCACGACCTGGACGAGGCCGGCGCGCTGGTACCGGTCGACCGGCCGAAGGGCAAGAACACCGCGGCGATCGTCGCGGGCGTCGTGACGACCCCGACCGAGCGGCACCCCGAGGGCGTCACCCGCGTCGTGCTGCTCGGCGACCCGACCAAGTCCCTCGGGGCGTTGTCGGAGCCGGAGTGCTCCCGCGTCATCGCGGCGCTCGACCTGGCCGAGCGGATGCAGGTGCCGCTCGAGTGGTTCGCGCTGTCGTCGGGCGCGCGGATCTCGATGTCCTCGGGCACCGAGAACATGGACTGGGTCGCCGCGGCGCTCAAGCGGATCGTCACGTTCACCCAGGACGGCGGCGAGATCAACATCGTCGTCAACGGCATCAACGTCGGCGCCCAGCCGTACTGGAACGCCGAAGCCACGATGCTCATGCACACCAAGGGCGTTCTCGTGATGACGCCGGACTCGGCGATGGTGCTCACCGGCAAGCAGGCGCTCGACTTCTCCGGTGGCGTGTCGGCCGAGGACAACTTCGGCATCGGCGGCTACGACCGCGTCATGGGCCCGAACGGCCAGGCACAGTACTGGGCGCCGAACCTGCCCGCCGCCCGCGAAGTGCTGATGTCGCACTACGACCACACCTACGTCGTCCCGGGCGAGGCCGGGCCGCGGAAGGTGGGCACGAACGACCCGGTCGACCGCGACGTCTCGGCGTTCCCGCACGCGATCGTCGGCAGCGACTTCACGACAGTCGGACAGATCTTCTCGGCCGAGCACAACCCGGACCGCAAGAAGCCGTTCGACATCCGCACGGTGATGCGCGCGCTGTCGGACCAGGACCACCCGGTGCTGGAGCGCTGGGCGGGCATGGCCGACGCCGAGACGTCCGCGGTGCAGGACGTGCACATCGGCGGCCGCCCGGTCTGCCTGGTCGGCATCGAGTCGCGTTCGGTGCCGCGCCGCGGCTTCCCGCCCACCGACGGGCCGGACACCTACACGGCGGGGACGCTGTTCCCGCGGTCGTCGAAGAAGACGGCACGGGCGATCAACGCGGCGTCGGGCAACCGGCCGCTGGTCGTGCTGGCGAACCTCTCCGGGTTCGACGGCTCGCCGGAGTCGCTGCGGAAGCTGCAGCTGGAGTACGGCGCGGAGATCGGCCGGGCGATCGTCAACTTCGAGGGCCCGATCGTGTTCTGCGTGATTTCGCGCTACCACGGCGGCGCGTTCGTGGTGTTCTCCAAGGCCCTCAACCCGAACATGACGGTGCTGGCCCTGGAGGGTTCGTTCGCCTCGGTGCTGGGCGGCGCCCCGGCGGCGGCGGTCGTGTTCGCCGGCGATGTGAACAACCGCACGGCGAACGACCCGCGGGTGACCGAGCTGCAGGCCCGGGTCGCGGCGGCGAGCGGCGCGGCCCGCGCCACGCTCAACGCCCAGCTGGCGGAGCTCCAGTCGTCGGTGCGCGCGGAGAAGGTCAGCGAGGTGGCGGCGGAGTTCGACCGGGTGCACAGCATCCAGCGCGCGGTGGAGGTCGGCTCGGTGGACGCGATCATCAGCGCGGCCGAGCTGCGGCCGCGCATCATCGAGGCCATCGAGCACGGCCTGAAGCGCTAG
- a CDS encoding right-handed parallel beta-helix repeat-containing protein, whose translation MHPGKRFPAAGARTRLRVTVLLRGGTYRLTRTLDLPPTAARVAFRAAPGETPVLTGARRVTGFTKTDAARGIYTARVPAGTGTRQLFVDGVRAERARTALDPATFTVTATGFSTPDPSFAALTNQTGVEVVQENKWKHLRCPLASISRDGTGSALTVQPECWRNNNTAVVNRQFPFNGNGLPKLDGVSWVENAYELLTKPGQWYLDQAAGRLSYLPLPGQDMTKADVEVPLLETLVKASGTPGHLAPADDDTAAYRGAWTTSANRQVGDYQDGVHATSTPGASVSYAFTGTGLDVLAETGTGLGAFTATVDGRPDPRPHTEAGDVRLAQQVVHSLKDLPKGRHTVTLTSASDRPFLVDAFVVTPDVVAPVRDLSFSGLTFTGTTWTLPSRDGYVDNQAGVQWAAAAPHAPIRPPAALEIHRGRGISVSGNTFRGLGGAGLALADGTQDARVTRNRFADTSAGAIASGEVDDYYLSDPARMTLGTTIADNTITTPGQDYHDAVGIWAGHGRATTIEHNEIADAPYSGISLGWGWGWASPCELQAEQGLTVCRRGTIYSGGNRILGNDIHDVMRTLLDGGPVYTLGGQDSTVESVTAGNWVHDAPHNNNMLYHDEGSSYWNTYGNVVSNRTGRWTGMWTPTIHDIRIHGNFTDNTVVKNLGTNVVISDTTVVTGGNWPDAAESVMHAAGPR comes from the coding sequence GTGCACCCTGGAAAGCGCTTCCCGGCTGCTGGCGCGCGAACACGGCTACGCGTCACCGTCCTCCTGCGCGGCGGCACCTACCGCCTGACCAGGACCCTCGACCTGCCGCCGACCGCCGCGAGGGTCGCGTTCCGCGCCGCTCCCGGTGAGACCCCGGTACTGACCGGTGCCCGCCGCGTCACCGGGTTCACGAAGACCGACGCGGCGCGTGGCATCTACACGGCACGCGTCCCCGCGGGCACCGGCACCCGGCAGCTGTTCGTCGACGGCGTCCGCGCCGAACGCGCCCGCACCGCGCTCGACCCCGCGACGTTCACCGTCACCGCGACCGGGTTCAGCACGCCGGACCCGTCGTTCGCCGCGCTGACGAACCAGACGGGCGTCGAGGTCGTCCAGGAGAACAAGTGGAAGCACCTGCGCTGCCCGCTGGCCTCGATCAGCCGTGACGGCACCGGATCCGCGCTCACCGTGCAGCCGGAGTGCTGGCGGAACAACAACACCGCCGTCGTCAACCGGCAGTTCCCCTTCAACGGCAACGGACTGCCCAAGCTCGACGGCGTCAGCTGGGTCGAGAACGCCTACGAACTGCTGACCAAGCCGGGCCAGTGGTACCTCGACCAGGCGGCCGGGCGCCTGTCCTACCTCCCGTTGCCGGGCCAGGACATGACGAAGGCCGACGTCGAGGTGCCGCTGCTCGAGACCCTCGTGAAAGCTTCGGGCACCCCCGGCCACCTCGCCCCGGCCGACGACGACACCGCGGCGTACCGCGGCGCCTGGACGACGTCCGCGAACCGCCAGGTCGGCGACTACCAGGACGGTGTGCACGCCACGAGCACCCCGGGCGCCTCGGTGAGCTACGCCTTCACCGGCACCGGGCTGGACGTGCTGGCCGAGACGGGCACCGGCCTGGGCGCGTTCACCGCGACCGTCGACGGACGCCCCGATCCCCGGCCGCACACCGAAGCGGGCGACGTCCGGCTGGCGCAACAGGTCGTCCACTCGCTCAAGGACCTGCCGAAGGGCCGGCACACCGTGACGCTGACCAGCGCGAGCGACCGGCCTTTCCTCGTCGACGCCTTCGTCGTCACGCCGGACGTGGTGGCGCCGGTCCGGGACCTGAGCTTCAGCGGCCTCACGTTCACCGGCACGACGTGGACGCTGCCGTCCCGCGACGGCTACGTCGACAACCAGGCCGGCGTCCAGTGGGCGGCCGCCGCGCCGCACGCGCCGATCCGCCCGCCCGCCGCACTGGAGATCCACCGCGGCCGCGGGATCTCCGTCAGCGGCAACACTTTTCGCGGGCTGGGCGGAGCCGGGCTCGCGCTCGCCGACGGCACCCAGGACGCCCGCGTCACCCGCAACCGCTTCGCCGACACCAGCGCGGGCGCGATCGCGTCCGGCGAGGTCGACGACTACTACCTCAGCGATCCGGCGCGGATGACCCTCGGCACGACGATCGCCGACAACACGATCACGACGCCGGGCCAGGACTACCACGACGCCGTCGGGATCTGGGCCGGGCACGGCCGCGCGACCACGATCGAGCACAACGAGATCGCCGACGCGCCGTATTCGGGCATCTCGCTCGGGTGGGGCTGGGGCTGGGCGTCCCCGTGCGAGCTGCAGGCCGAGCAGGGGTTGACCGTCTGCCGCCGCGGCACGATCTACTCCGGCGGCAACCGCATCCTGGGCAACGACATCCACGACGTGATGCGCACCCTGCTCGACGGCGGCCCCGTCTACACCCTCGGCGGGCAGGACAGCACCGTCGAATCGGTCACCGCGGGCAACTGGGTGCACGACGCCCCGCACAACAACAACATGCTCTACCACGACGAAGGAAGCTCGTACTGGAACACCTACGGCAACGTGGTGAGCAACCGGACCGGCCGCTGGACCGGCATGTGGACGCCGACCATCCACGACATCCGGATCCACGGCAACTTCACCGACAACACGGTGGTGAAGAACCTCGGCACGAACGTCGTCATCAGCGACACGACCGTCGTGACCGGCGGAAACTGGCCGGATGCGGCCGAATCCGTGATGCACGCGGCCGGTCCCCGCTGA
- a CDS encoding spore germination protein GerW family protein gives MKLGQLASTARDLFTAKLVYGDPVERDGTVVIPAATVFGGGGGGAGDADALPVREGAGFGVFARPAGAFVVRSDAVTWVPAVDVTRLGLAAAVTVVALARILTRGARS, from the coding sequence ATGAAACTCGGGCAGCTGGCGTCGACCGCGCGGGACCTCTTCACCGCGAAGCTGGTCTACGGCGATCCGGTCGAGCGCGACGGGACCGTCGTGATCCCGGCCGCGACCGTCTTCGGTGGTGGGGGTGGCGGCGCGGGTGACGCGGACGCGCTGCCGGTGCGGGAGGGTGCCGGGTTCGGGGTGTTCGCCCGGCCGGCCGGCGCGTTCGTCGTCCGGAGTGACGCCGTGACCTGGGTGCCCGCGGTCGACGTGACCCGGCTGGGGCTGGCCGCCGCCGTCACCGTCGTCGCCCTCGCCAGGATCCTCACCCGCGGCGCCAGGTCCTGA
- a CDS encoding CehA/McbA family metallohydrolase produces MSSGDFSRRALLRASGVAAAGAAMGMLPGVAFADQPGGTGSQTRTVTGTLKPDVPDWYYLPVDVPRGVRQIDVVYSYDKPQVPAGTRGNACDIGMFGPEGHELGNARGFRGWSGGFRDRFSISASEATPGYLAGPIRPGRWHVILGPYTVAPQGLNYRVDITLTFGPDGAPFTPDPAPESAPARDKGRAWYRGDGHLHTVHSDGRRTPEQLVADARAAGLDFIVSTDHNTSSSQLVWGRYATDDLLILNGEEVTTRSGHWPAIGLPAGTWIDWRYRAADPQDFRRFTDQVHRAGGLVTAAHPFANCFGCTYEFAYEIADLVEVWNGPWTQDDEASVIHWDGLLRGGRFIPAIGDSDAHNPDQRVALPHTVVLADRLRRKELLEGLKAGRSWLAESSAVQLDFTASGGGRAAGIGERLPAGTGTPVTVRAVVGGVPGTTVTFLDQLGPEHTETIGDSGAATVTWTTYPRYSRWVRVEVRRPSGGPNTTQPNAMVAMSNPIFLGTGH; encoded by the coding sequence ATGAGTTCTGGGGACTTCAGCCGGCGCGCGCTGCTGCGCGCGAGCGGCGTGGCGGCGGCCGGGGCGGCGATGGGGATGCTGCCCGGCGTCGCGTTCGCCGACCAGCCGGGCGGCACCGGCAGCCAGACCCGGACCGTCACCGGCACCCTGAAGCCGGACGTCCCGGACTGGTACTACCTGCCGGTCGACGTCCCGCGCGGGGTGCGGCAGATCGACGTCGTCTACTCCTACGACAAGCCGCAGGTGCCCGCCGGCACCCGCGGGAACGCCTGCGACATCGGCATGTTCGGCCCGGAAGGGCACGAACTGGGCAACGCCCGCGGCTTCCGCGGCTGGTCCGGCGGCTTCCGCGACCGGTTCTCGATCAGCGCGTCCGAGGCGACGCCCGGCTACCTCGCCGGGCCGATCCGGCCCGGGCGGTGGCACGTCATCCTCGGGCCGTACACCGTCGCCCCGCAGGGCCTGAACTACCGGGTGGACATCACGCTCACCTTCGGGCCGGACGGCGCGCCGTTCACCCCGGACCCCGCGCCGGAGAGCGCGCCCGCCCGGGACAAGGGCCGCGCCTGGTACCGCGGCGACGGCCACCTGCACACCGTCCACTCCGACGGCCGTCGCACCCCGGAGCAGCTGGTCGCCGACGCCCGCGCCGCCGGCCTGGACTTCATCGTCTCCACCGACCACAACACGTCCAGCTCGCAGCTCGTCTGGGGCCGGTACGCCACCGACGACCTGCTGATCCTCAACGGCGAAGAGGTGACGACGCGGTCCGGGCACTGGCCCGCGATCGGCCTGCCCGCCGGCACGTGGATCGACTGGCGCTACCGCGCGGCCGATCCGCAGGACTTCCGCCGGTTCACCGACCAGGTGCACCGCGCGGGCGGTCTGGTCACCGCGGCGCACCCGTTCGCCAACTGCTTCGGCTGCACCTACGAGTTCGCGTACGAGATCGCCGACCTCGTCGAGGTCTGGAACGGCCCGTGGACCCAGGACGACGAGGCGAGCGTCATCCACTGGGACGGCCTGCTGCGCGGCGGCCGGTTCATCCCCGCGATCGGCGACTCCGACGCGCACAACCCGGACCAGCGCGTCGCGCTGCCGCACACCGTCGTCCTCGCCGACCGGCTGCGCCGCAAGGAACTGCTGGAAGGGCTGAAAGCGGGGCGGTCGTGGCTGGCCGAGTCCTCGGCGGTCCAGCTGGACTTCACGGCCTCCGGAGGCGGTCGTGCGGCGGGGATCGGCGAGCGCCTGCCCGCGGGCACCGGGACGCCGGTGACGGTCAGGGCGGTCGTCGGCGGCGTGCCGGGGACCACGGTGACGTTCCTCGACCAGCTGGGGCCGGAGCACACCGAGACCATCGGCGACTCGGGGGCGGCCACGGTGACGTGGACGACGTATCCGCGGTACTCGCGGTGGGTGCGCGTCGAGGTCCGTCGCCCGTCCGGGGGCCCGAACACGACCCAGCCGAACGCCATGGTGGCGATGTCGAACCCGATCTTCCTCGGCACCGGCCACTGA
- a CDS encoding MFS transporter, protein MTLTLDRPAPVRSGRLLAAAQLTGSLGDGAFLTCSVLFFTRIVGLSPAQVGLGLTLGWAVGSVAGVPLGHLADRHGARGSAVLLALATSASILTFPLVRTPLLFVLAACLYGSCQTGLAAVRQALLAALADPERRTRVRAHLQSAGNAGLAVGAGLGGLALSADTAPAYLTVFALDAAGFVVTAVLLHRLPAVARTSSPRAGEPKLAVLRDRPYALVTLLNAVLLLRMPLLSVAIPLWIVERTAAPGWTVSALFVLNTVMVVLLQVRVAGRLANIGAAARMVRRSGVLLFASCAAFALSAFGTSPWIAFAALVVGAVVQVFGEMLQSAGTWEIGFALAPADRQGQYQGFFGTGVSVARAAGPVLLSTVVIGWGLPGWLLLGAVFLGAGWAMGPAVRWARATAGARPAPQGGLGCV, encoded by the coding sequence ATGACGCTGACCCTGGACCGCCCCGCACCCGTCCGCTCCGGCCGGCTGCTGGCCGCCGCCCAGCTGACCGGTTCCCTCGGCGACGGCGCGTTCCTGACCTGCTCGGTGCTGTTCTTCACGCGGATCGTCGGGCTGTCCCCGGCGCAGGTCGGGCTGGGCCTCACGCTCGGCTGGGCGGTGGGCTCGGTCGCGGGCGTGCCGCTCGGCCACCTCGCCGACCGCCACGGCGCGCGCGGCTCCGCGGTGCTGCTGGCACTGGCGACGAGCGCGTCGATCCTGACGTTCCCGCTGGTCCGCACGCCGCTGCTGTTCGTCCTGGCCGCGTGCCTCTACGGCAGTTGCCAGACCGGCCTGGCCGCCGTCCGCCAGGCGCTGCTGGCCGCACTGGCCGACCCGGAACGGCGAACGCGCGTCCGGGCGCACCTGCAGTCGGCGGGCAACGCGGGGCTCGCCGTCGGCGCCGGGCTGGGCGGCCTCGCACTCTCGGCCGACACGGCGCCGGCGTACCTGACGGTTTTCGCGCTCGACGCGGCCGGCTTCGTCGTGACGGCGGTGCTGCTGCACCGGCTCCCCGCCGTCGCGCGGACGTCGTCCCCGCGCGCCGGCGAGCCGAAGCTGGCCGTGCTGCGCGACCGGCCGTACGCGCTGGTCACGCTGCTCAACGCGGTCCTGTTGCTGCGCATGCCGCTGCTGAGCGTCGCGATCCCGCTGTGGATCGTCGAGCGGACCGCCGCGCCGGGCTGGACGGTGTCCGCGCTGTTCGTGCTCAACACGGTCATGGTGGTGCTGCTCCAGGTGCGCGTGGCCGGACGGCTGGCGAACATCGGCGCGGCGGCGCGGATGGTGCGCCGGTCCGGGGTGCTGCTCTTCGCGTCCTGTGCGGCTTTCGCGCTGTCGGCGTTCGGGACTTCGCCGTGGATCGCGTTCGCGGCGCTGGTCGTGGGCGCGGTGGTGCAGGTGTTCGGGGAGATGCTGCAGTCGGCGGGCACGTGGGAGATCGGCTTCGCGCTGGCACCGGCCGACCGGCAGGGGCAGTACCAGGGGTTCTTCGGCACCGGGGTGTCGGTGGCCCGCGCGGCCGGTCCGGTGCTGCTGAGCACGGTGGTGATCGGCTGGGGCCTGCCGGGCTGGCTGCTCCTGGGCGCGGTCTTCCTGGGGGCGGGCTGGGCGATGGGCCCGGCGGTCCGCTGGGCCCGGGCCACGGCCGGCGCGCGCCCAGCGCCCCAAGGTGGCCTTGGGTGCGTCTGA